One Methylobacterium sp. AMS5 genomic region harbors:
- a CDS encoding EAL domain-containing protein translates to MRSRSSTEPHLDRLIRRDQLEAVRASVQQALPVNALLGLAGFLVALHSGHGAIGALWFSASTAVNGLRFGLCRAPCAGLAMSPGRAPISEGAAVRSIDRHLWLACLAALLSGSVWAFLPILCDGYTSAQTLFYLTVTCGITAGAVTHGIAYARIPISFIMPPLLSVAGCLLAVGGFDRICLAATVLLYLAALIRSSIATERGFRETSRLKNEATALAEARKAAHASASALAEEMRERATHDGLTGLLNRAGFVQRAEERLAAGAPVCLMLLDLDGFKSVNDVYGHSTGDRVLTEVARRIQVAVPVDCDAARLGGDEFALVYDSHRVTESPAVLAERLIRTVAEPFESFDTGRLGMSIGICHRPADSLTHLLSCADEALYAAKHSGRNHFRLFDDGLSTRLEMRRDCERDLSQALAEGELDVWFQPIFGPDGHRVTNLEALVRWHHPVHGWVPPADLISAAAMAGLTESLLRFILEQVCAMLCALRARGLHDLSVAMNVSPREMAQIAVDEIVLGRLRVLGLPATALEIEITEETALDIEAVQGKLLALSRAGIRMALDDFGTGYSSLASVRQLRADRVKIDRSLVTGLTEAEDKRGLVQAVLGLGRALGLEVVAEGIETADDLATLQTMGCPFMQGYHLGRPQPREDVLRFLDACLGADVQAFRLRGA, encoded by the coding sequence ATGCGCTCACGTTCGAGCACCGAGCCGCATCTCGACAGGCTGATCCGCCGCGATCAGCTCGAGGCGGTGCGCGCCAGCGTGCAGCAGGCCCTGCCCGTCAACGCGCTTCTCGGTCTGGCCGGCTTCCTGGTCGCCCTGCATTCGGGGCACGGTGCCATCGGTGCCCTCTGGTTTTCCGCCTCCACCGCCGTCAACGGGTTGCGCTTCGGGTTGTGCCGCGCGCCCTGTGCGGGGCTGGCGATGTCTCCCGGCCGGGCTCCGATTTCCGAAGGGGCCGCGGTCCGCTCGATCGACCGGCACCTGTGGCTGGCATGCCTTGCCGCGCTCCTCTCCGGCTCGGTCTGGGCCTTCCTGCCGATCCTGTGCGACGGCTACACCTCGGCGCAGACGCTGTTCTATCTTACCGTCACCTGCGGAATCACGGCCGGTGCGGTGACCCACGGCATCGCCTACGCGCGGATCCCGATCTCATTCATCATGCCGCCGCTCCTCTCGGTCGCGGGGTGCCTGCTCGCCGTCGGCGGTTTCGACCGGATCTGCCTCGCGGCCACCGTGCTGTTGTACCTGGCCGCGCTGATCCGCAGCTCGATCGCGACCGAGCGGGGATTCCGGGAGACCAGCCGCTTGAAGAACGAGGCGACCGCGCTCGCCGAGGCGCGCAAGGCCGCCCATGCGAGCGCGAGCGCGCTGGCGGAGGAAATGCGCGAGCGCGCGACGCATGACGGGCTGACCGGCCTCTTGAACCGCGCGGGCTTCGTCCAGCGGGCGGAGGAGCGGCTGGCGGCGGGGGCGCCGGTCTGCCTGATGCTGCTCGACCTCGACGGCTTCAAGTCCGTCAACGACGTCTACGGCCACTCCACCGGGGACCGCGTTCTGACCGAGGTCGCCCGGCGCATCCAGGTCGCCGTGCCGGTGGATTGCGACGCCGCCCGTCTCGGAGGAGACGAGTTCGCCCTCGTCTACGACAGTCATCGGGTGACCGAGAGCCCGGCCGTCCTCGCGGAACGCCTGATCCGGACCGTGGCCGAACCGTTCGAAAGCTTCGACACGGGCCGGCTGGGCATGAGCATCGGCATCTGCCACCGTCCGGCGGACAGCCTGACACATCTGCTGAGTTGCGCCGACGAGGCGCTCTATGCCGCCAAGCATTCGGGCCGCAATCACTTCCGCCTGTTCGACGATGGGCTCAGCACGCGCCTGGAGATGCGGCGCGACTGCGAGCGCGATCTCTCGCAGGCCCTGGCCGAGGGAGAGTTGGACGTGTGGTTCCAGCCGATCTTCGGACCGGACGGTCACCGCGTGACCAACCTGGAGGCGCTGGTGCGCTGGCACCACCCGGTGCATGGCTGGGTGCCGCCCGCCGACCTGATCTCCGCCGCCGCCATGGCGGGTCTGACGGAATCGCTGCTGCGCTTCATCCTGGAGCAGGTCTGCGCGATGCTGTGCGCGCTGCGAGCGCGGGGGCTTCACGACCTCTCGGTGGCGATGAACGTCTCGCCACGGGAGATGGCGCAGATCGCGGTCGATGAGATCGTGCTCGGGCGGCTCCGAGTCCTCGGCCTGCCGGCGACGGCCCTGGAAATCGAGATCACCGAGGAGACGGCGCTCGACATCGAGGCGGTGCAGGGCAAGCTGCTGGCGCTGTCGCGGGCCGGCATCCGGATGGCGCTCGATGATTTCGGGACCGGCTACTCGTCCCTGGCCTCGGTGCGCCAGTTACGGGCCGACCGGGTCAAGATCGACCGCAGCCTCGTGACCGGTTTGACCGAGGCCGAGGACAAGCGCGGCCTCGTCCAGGCGGTGCTCGGTCTCGGCCGGGCGCTCGGTCTCGAAGTCGTGGCCGAGGGTATCGAGACGGCGGACGATCTTGCCACGCTTCAGACCATGGGCTGCCCCTTCATGCAGGGCTACCATCTCGGCCGCCCGCAACCGCGAGAAGACGTCCTGCGCTTCCTCGATGCGTGTCTCGGCGCGGATGTTCAGGCGTTTCGCCTGCGCGGGGCGTGA
- the gmtX gene encoding gamma-mobile-trio protein GmtX, producing the protein MSVQVTEALAIVDRSLAELTEAATQDQVRVKLANLNEVCRVLVLEAAQRPTIPEVVRRYKARFPAKEHSLAEQSLRNKRGGANPYISLLKAWAGAAEFVLAPSRARRHNPEPTELLSPDEVAGIDNPALRHQVGLVLTQNRSLKTQLDILKKAARSTVLHVVDGSAVATKDSARLPLANELALNVTEVEALKDFVDVRKLRARGLRRAEDGAIESMDGRSLSDPGFVEAVEKIVRSYE; encoded by the coding sequence ATGAGCGTTCAGGTCACGGAAGCGCTTGCAATCGTCGATAGGTCCTTGGCCGAGCTGACGGAGGCTGCGACCCAGGATCAGGTTCGCGTGAAGCTCGCGAACCTCAACGAGGTTTGTCGCGTTCTCGTCCTCGAAGCCGCTCAGCGACCGACGATCCCCGAGGTGGTGCGGCGATATAAGGCGCGTTTCCCGGCTAAGGAGCACAGCCTTGCCGAGCAATCGCTTCGGAACAAGCGCGGCGGAGCGAACCCTTACATCTCCCTCCTGAAAGCTTGGGCGGGCGCTGCGGAGTTCGTTCTGGCACCATCCCGAGCCCGCCGTCACAATCCTGAGCCGACCGAGCTGCTGTCGCCTGACGAAGTCGCCGGCATCGACAATCCTGCGCTTCGGCATCAGGTCGGTCTCGTCCTGACGCAAAACCGAAGTTTGAAGACGCAGCTCGACATACTCAAGAAGGCCGCGAGATCGACCGTCCTGCACGTCGTCGATGGCTCTGCAGTGGCGACCAAAGACAGCGCTCGGTTGCCTCTCGCGAACGAGTTGGCCCTGAACGTGACCGAGGTGGAGGCGCTGAAGGACTTCGTCGATGTGCGCAAACTGAGAGCTAGGGGGCTTCGGCGCGCGGAGGACGGAGCAATCGAGAGCATGGATGGACGGAGCCTCAGCGACCCGGGCTTCGTTGAGGCTGTGGAGAAGATTGTCCGGAGTTACGAGTAG
- the rpoH gene encoding RNA polymerase sigma factor RpoH has protein sequence MAGALPVLANEGGLSRYLDEIRKFPMLEPAEEFTLAKSWRDDGDREAAHRLVTSHLRLVAKIAMGYRGYGLPISEVVSEGNVGLMQAVKRFDPDKGFRLATYAMWWIKAAIQEYILRSWSLVKMGTTANQKKLFFNLRKAKSRISALDEGDLRPDQVQHIATSLGVPAQDVIDMNRRLSGDTSLNAPLREEGEGEWQDWLVDNSPSQETVLAREEEGRNRLSALRDALGVLNPRERRIFEARRLADDPITLEDLSGEFGVSRERVRQIEVRAFEKVQEAVKRNLATRELPRTEARIS, from the coding sequence ATGGCCGGCGCTCTGCCCGTGCTCGCCAATGAGGGAGGCCTTTCGCGCTACCTCGATGAGATCCGCAAGTTCCCGATGCTGGAGCCGGCGGAAGAGTTTACCCTTGCCAAAAGCTGGCGGGACGACGGTGACCGCGAAGCCGCCCACCGCCTCGTGACGTCGCACCTACGTCTCGTGGCCAAGATCGCCATGGGCTATCGCGGCTATGGCCTGCCGATCAGCGAAGTGGTGTCCGAGGGCAATGTCGGCTTGATGCAGGCCGTCAAGCGCTTCGATCCGGACAAGGGCTTCCGGTTGGCCACCTACGCGATGTGGTGGATCAAGGCGGCGATCCAGGAATACATCCTGCGCTCGTGGTCGCTCGTGAAGATGGGCACCACCGCCAACCAGAAGAAGCTGTTCTTCAACCTGCGCAAGGCGAAGAGCCGCATTTCGGCGCTCGACGAAGGCGACCTGCGCCCCGATCAGGTCCAGCACATCGCCACCTCGCTCGGCGTGCCCGCGCAGGACGTGATCGACATGAACCGCCGCCTGTCCGGCGACACCTCGCTCAACGCGCCCTTGCGCGAGGAGGGCGAGGGCGAGTGGCAGGATTGGCTGGTGGACAACAGCCCGAGCCAGGAGACCGTGCTCGCCCGCGAGGAAGAGGGGCGCAACCGTCTCTCGGCCCTGCGCGACGCGCTCGGCGTGCTGAACCCGCGCGAGCGGCGCATCTTCGAGGCGCGGCGGCTGGCCGACGACCCGATCACCCTGGAGGATCTCTCGGGCGAGTTCGGCGTCTCGCGCGAGCGTGTCCGTCAGATCGAGGTGCGCGCCTTCGAGAAGGTGCAGGAGGCGGTCAAGCGCAACCTCGCGACCCGCGAATTGCCCCGGACCGAGGCGCGGATTTCGTAA
- a CDS encoding RluA family pseudouridine synthase, translating into MVPGADEARSLVLDEGTVPERLDRVLARVFDDLSRARLQGLVREGLVRCDGIVVRDPARKVGAGSRIDLSVPAPLPAEPLGEALPLAVVHEDEDLIVIDKPAGLVVHPAAGHEDGTLVNRLIAHCGASLSGIGGVRRPGIVHRLDKDTSGLLVVAKNDLAHQGLSAQFADHGRSGALERAYLALVWNVPEPRAGTIRANLARSRHNREKIAVVREGEGREAITHYRVEDVHGESGVTALLRCHLETGRTHQIRVHLSHRGHPLLGDAVYGGAFKTKAARLSEPARAALDALGRQALHAVELGFLHPRSGERLRFESPLPEDLSRLLATLG; encoded by the coding sequence ATGGTCCCCGGCGCGGACGAGGCGCGTAGCCTCGTGCTCGACGAGGGAACCGTTCCCGAGCGGCTCGACCGCGTCCTTGCCCGCGTCTTCGACGACCTTTCCCGTGCCCGGCTCCAGGGATTGGTGCGCGAGGGCCTCGTGCGCTGCGACGGGATCGTGGTGCGCGATCCCGCGCGCAAGGTCGGGGCCGGCAGCCGGATCGATCTCAGCGTCCCGGCGCCGCTTCCCGCCGAGCCGCTCGGCGAGGCTTTGCCGCTCGCCGTCGTCCATGAGGACGAAGATCTCATCGTCATCGACAAGCCGGCAGGGCTCGTCGTTCACCCGGCGGCGGGGCACGAGGACGGCACCCTCGTCAATCGGCTGATCGCGCATTGCGGGGCGAGCCTGTCCGGTATCGGCGGCGTGCGCCGGCCCGGCATCGTCCACCGCCTCGACAAGGACACGAGTGGCCTGCTCGTCGTCGCTAAGAACGACCTTGCCCATCAGGGCCTTTCGGCCCAGTTCGCCGACCATGGCCGCAGCGGCGCCCTGGAGCGGGCCTATCTCGCTCTGGTCTGGAACGTGCCGGAACCACGGGCCGGCACGATCCGGGCGAACCTCGCGCGCTCGCGCCACAATCGCGAAAAGATCGCCGTGGTCCGCGAGGGCGAGGGGCGGGAGGCGATCACCCACTACCGGGTCGAGGACGTGCACGGGGAGAGTGGCGTCACGGCCTTGCTGCGCTGCCACCTGGAAACCGGGCGCACCCACCAGATCCGGGTGCATTTGAGCCATCGCGGCCATCCGCTCCTGGGAGACGCGGTCTATGGTGGCGCCTTCAAGACCAAGGCGGCTCGGCTCAGCGAGCCCGCTCGTGCCGCCCTGGACGCCCTCGGGCGGCAGGCCTTGCACGCGGTCGAACTCGGATTTCTCCATCCACGCTCCGGAGAGCGCCTGCGCTTCGAGAGCCCGCTGCCGGAGGATCTTTCGCGGCTGCTGGCCACCCTCGGCTGA
- a CDS encoding GNAT family N-acetyltransferase produces MGSRYGLEIRSALPADAPGLAELLSASGHPVPSHVLAEQLEVLRYGHGTALLALEWGPPSGIVVLHWYPVLEQASPVAQITMLLVAPDGRRRGVGRQLLKAASQAARMAGCGTIQLLAVTEETGLPEFCGATGFVPRAGCFVRPLRKKG; encoded by the coding sequence TTGGGAAGCCGATACGGGCTGGAGATCCGCTCGGCGCTGCCGGCCGATGCACCGGGGCTTGCGGAGCTGTTGAGCGCCTCGGGCCATCCCGTGCCCTCGCATGTGCTGGCCGAGCAGCTCGAGGTGCTCCGGTATGGCCACGGCACGGCGCTGCTCGCCCTCGAATGGGGGCCGCCGAGCGGGATCGTGGTGCTGCACTGGTATCCGGTGCTCGAGCAGGCCTCGCCGGTGGCGCAGATCACGATGCTGCTGGTCGCTCCGGACGGGCGCCGCCGCGGCGTCGGCCGCCAGTTGCTGAAGGCCGCCTCGCAAGCCGCGCGGATGGCGGGCTGTGGCACGATCCAGCTTCTTGCCGTCACGGAGGAGACCGGCCTGCCGGAATTCTGCGGCGCCACCGGCTTCGTGCCGCGCGCGGGCTGTTTCGTGCGCCCCTTGCGCAAGAAGGGGTGA
- a CDS encoding DUF3800 domain-containing protein yields the protein MQKLFFDESGQTGTHLFDEAQPWFTLASTDICEAEAAEIIARCFPGRQGKELKSRSILKGGRGRRQFLDFAREVGRRPDSFCAVKIGKRFTLVCKMVDNLVEPLLRAKGYDFYSGDYARRFANSAYFVFTNLLARPVADGLLSTYNEFARAPDTAKLATLHAALVGARRDAPYGSGVTLDLMEEGARHFAALNDLDSFEDSNEIHVTAAVECMGHWLQRHQGPFEVIHDESLHFFGQSARWEAITNPDVDAVTITVGAKTMNLPIPVTATVSAHSHDCPSIQLCDLVAGVLSRAAAAQPTPDFRVFVEQAVESGLGEVLVYPIDAGDEFISGPPARAEGPDAVDRIVEAVVRRSPSSS from the coding sequence GTGCAAAAGCTTTTCTTCGACGAAAGTGGGCAGACCGGAACGCACCTCTTCGACGAGGCGCAGCCGTGGTTCACCCTTGCGAGCACCGACATCTGTGAGGCCGAGGCTGCGGAGATCATCGCTCGCTGCTTCCCGGGCCGGCAGGGAAAAGAACTCAAGTCCAGATCCATTCTCAAGGGCGGCCGCGGCCGTCGCCAGTTCCTCGACTTCGCCCGGGAGGTGGGTAGGCGGCCCGACAGCTTCTGTGCCGTGAAAATCGGCAAACGCTTCACCCTTGTTTGCAAGATGGTCGACAATCTCGTCGAGCCGCTGTTGCGGGCGAAAGGCTACGACTTCTATTCGGGCGATTATGCGCGGCGCTTCGCCAACTCGGCGTATTTCGTGTTCACAAACCTCCTCGCCCGGCCGGTGGCGGACGGTCTCTTGTCCACCTACAACGAATTCGCCAGAGCCCCCGACACAGCGAAGCTGGCGACGTTGCATGCGGCCCTGGTCGGCGCTCGTCGGGATGCGCCATACGGATCCGGGGTCACGCTCGACCTCATGGAAGAGGGAGCTCGGCACTTCGCCGCGCTCAACGACCTCGATTCCTTCGAGGATTCAAACGAGATTCACGTGACGGCCGCGGTCGAGTGCATGGGGCATTGGTTGCAGCGGCATCAAGGGCCGTTCGAGGTCATTCACGACGAAAGCCTGCACTTTTTCGGGCAATCAGCGAGGTGGGAGGCGATTACGAACCCCGACGTCGATGCCGTGACCATCACGGTCGGCGCCAAGACGATGAACCTGCCGATCCCTGTCACGGCCACGGTGAGCGCACACAGCCACGACTGCCCCTCCATACAGTTGTGCGACTTGGTGGCCGGCGTCCTGAGCCGCGCGGCGGCCGCGCAGCCAACCCCCGACTTCAGAGTCTTTGTGGAGCAGGCGGTCGAATCGGGACTTGGCGAAGTTCTGGTCTATCCCATCGACGCGGGCGACGAGTTCATCTCGGGTCCCCCCGCTCGTGCCGAGGGACCCGACGCCGTCGATCGCATCGTGGAGGCCGTGGTTCGCCGGTCCCCCTCATCGAGCTGA
- a CDS encoding AAA family ATPase, producing MIDVAVETIVSRRDWGVIFSATVLTKGHADHGRRIRVRASISAMSDAPEVGETWAIDGEVLDTAYGRQVDAEAARRVMPDGALVRGYLAFNVPGIGRDRASRLWDAFGDTLGTVLSDERNIPRIAEVIAPDRPLLALRIAAATVAAWRAAASEAAAMAWMDGHGVSNLAVARRVVRILGDEAVGILADNPYILVPLLPWKNVDALGRRLLPTIGATGWDVRRFVGAADETVKRALARGDTVMAPEHVRLSLGRLLKTDRAEVIEDAVQAAERNGALVCVEEGYRAPGAALMEDHVVRRLRSLVFSHAASPVRLLSPSGIAELVADVTPVGRPLHSQQTDAVLRILCLPVACLTGGGGTGKTYTCKVLCDAWERLGGEVLPCALAGKAALRLSRSTRRLARTLARTLGELDERDRLDRVIDDPEADEKTRSAASRKRETLARIATSTLVLIDEASMVDLPTVHAIVRRMPDGARLLLVGDPAQLPPVGFGLVFHRLVADDGITSHLTHVHRQAAETGIPVAAAQVRSRCMPIFERYAGVQDGVSFVAVEGAAFPGTVERVALELGILEGGSIIVTATNDGEAGVKSLNEMLHDRHAERTGNEPMRGVLGRFFSAGAPVIFGRNDYRLGLFNGMLGRVTRTFPDDRALEVIFEGESDCRRLTEEHLVDLDLAYAVTCHKCQGSSAPRVVVPIYQSRVLDPSWLYTALTRGERQVVFVGESKVFRDSLALPFAAERRQVGLRWAELVA from the coding sequence ATGATCGATGTCGCCGTCGAGACCATCGTCTCGCGCCGGGATTGGGGCGTCATCTTTTCGGCAACGGTACTGACGAAAGGGCATGCCGACCACGGTCGCAGGATACGAGTACGGGCGTCCATCAGCGCCATGTCGGACGCCCCCGAGGTCGGGGAGACCTGGGCCATCGACGGTGAGGTTTTGGATACGGCATACGGCCGACAGGTCGATGCCGAGGCCGCCCGCCGCGTGATGCCGGACGGAGCGCTCGTCAGGGGGTACTTGGCGTTCAACGTTCCGGGTATCGGAAGGGATCGTGCGAGCCGCCTGTGGGATGCCTTCGGCGATACCTTGGGCACCGTACTGTCCGACGAGCGGAACATCCCACGCATCGCCGAAGTGATCGCCCCTGACCGGCCGCTTCTGGCGCTACGGATCGCTGCTGCCACCGTCGCGGCATGGCGAGCGGCCGCCTCCGAGGCCGCCGCCATGGCCTGGATGGATGGTCATGGCGTTTCGAACCTAGCAGTTGCCAGGCGGGTCGTCCGGATCCTCGGCGACGAGGCGGTCGGGATTCTCGCGGACAACCCGTACATCCTCGTGCCCCTCCTACCTTGGAAGAACGTCGACGCCCTTGGAAGGCGGCTCCTGCCCACCATCGGGGCGACGGGGTGGGACGTCCGGCGGTTCGTCGGGGCGGCCGACGAAACCGTGAAGCGGGCCCTCGCCCGCGGCGATACGGTCATGGCCCCGGAGCACGTCCGGCTCTCCCTGGGACGTTTGCTCAAGACGGATCGTGCCGAAGTCATTGAGGACGCGGTCCAGGCCGCGGAACGGAACGGCGCCCTCGTGTGTGTGGAGGAAGGCTACCGGGCCCCGGGAGCCGCCTTGATGGAAGATCACGTCGTTCGGCGCCTCAGATCCTTGGTGTTCTCGCACGCGGCTTCGCCGGTGAGACTTCTGTCGCCGAGCGGCATCGCCGAACTGGTCGCCGATGTCACTCCGGTCGGCCGGCCGCTGCATTCGCAACAGACGGACGCAGTGCTTCGCATCCTATGCTTACCGGTGGCATGCCTCACCGGTGGGGGCGGGACCGGTAAGACGTACACCTGCAAGGTCTTGTGTGACGCGTGGGAGCGTCTTGGCGGAGAGGTGCTACCTTGCGCTCTCGCCGGAAAAGCCGCGTTGCGGTTGTCCCGATCCACCCGCCGCCTTGCGAGGACGCTGGCGCGCACGCTCGGCGAGCTCGACGAGCGGGACCGGCTGGATCGGGTCATCGACGATCCCGAAGCTGACGAGAAGACGCGCTCCGCTGCGAGCCGCAAGCGGGAGACCTTGGCGCGGATCGCTACCTCGACGCTGGTCCTGATCGACGAGGCCTCGATGGTCGATCTGCCGACAGTGCATGCGATTGTTCGCCGGATGCCCGATGGTGCGCGCCTTCTGCTGGTCGGGGACCCTGCTCAGTTGCCTCCAGTGGGCTTCGGGCTGGTCTTCCACCGCCTAGTCGCCGACGACGGAATCACGTCCCACCTCACGCACGTACACCGCCAAGCCGCGGAGACGGGTATCCCTGTGGCGGCCGCGCAGGTGCGTAGCAGATGCATGCCGATCTTCGAGCGTTACGCCGGGGTGCAGGATGGAGTGTCTTTCGTTGCGGTTGAGGGGGCTGCGTTCCCGGGCACCGTGGAGCGAGTGGCGCTCGAACTGGGCATTCTTGAGGGGGGCTCGATCATCGTGACCGCAACAAACGATGGTGAGGCCGGGGTCAAATCCCTCAACGAAATGCTCCACGACCGGCATGCCGAACGGACAGGGAATGAGCCCATGCGTGGAGTCCTGGGACGGTTCTTCTCGGCGGGCGCACCTGTCATTTTCGGGCGGAACGACTATCGGTTGGGGCTCTTCAACGGCATGCTCGGACGCGTGACGCGGACGTTCCCGGACGATCGCGCGCTGGAGGTGATATTCGAGGGTGAGAGCGATTGCAGGCGACTGACGGAGGAGCACCTCGTCGATCTGGACCTCGCCTACGCCGTTACGTGTCACAAGTGCCAGGGATCCAGCGCGCCCCGTGTTGTCGTCCCGATTTACCAAAGTCGCGTACTTGACCCGTCCTGGCTCTACACCGCGTTGACGAGGGGCGAGCGTCAGGTGGTGTTCGTCGGAGAATCCAAGGTCTTTCGGGATTCCCTGGCCCTGCCGTTCGCTGCCGAGAGGCGGCAGGTTGGCCTGCGTTGGGCGGAGCTTGTGGCATGA